From the Candidatus Melainabacteria bacterium RIFOXYA2_FULL_32_9 genome, one window contains:
- a CDS encoding DNA-binding protein, whose translation MNKEELVKEISKKAKVSQKQASEIISLTLETIEKTVSKGKKVTLVGFGTFEARKRAARTGRNPQTGKEIKIPAKTVPAFSAGKKFRELVNK comes from the coding sequence ATGAATAAAGAAGAATTAGTAAAAGAGATTTCAAAAAAAGCTAAAGTATCACAAAAACAAGCTTCCGAAATCATTTCCTTAACCTTAGAAACAATTGAAAAAACAGTTTCTAAAGGTAAAAAAGTAACATTAGTTGGTTTTGGAACATTTGAAGCTCGCAAACGTGCAGCTAGAACCGGCAGAAACCCACAAACAGGTAAAGAAATTAAAATTCCTGCTAAAACAGTTCCTGCTTTCTCAGCTGGTAAAAAATTCAGAGAGTTAGTAAACAAATAG